A stretch of Dryobates pubescens isolate bDryPub1 chromosome 24, bDryPub1.pri, whole genome shotgun sequence DNA encodes these proteins:
- the THAP9 gene encoding DNA transposase THAP9 gives MTRSCSALGCTARDTGRSRERGISFHQFPVDAAQRREWIRAVNRMDPRSRQAWRPGPGAILCSRHFTEDDFERYGMRRKLRRGAVPSRFFPVLEPVGIGWWCKPSIRALKQPVPSPAAEIAAGDHNYSLKEEEAGAGPPPPETPPAVKSCDPAPQPRTVGTILRELAEKQHLPEETLSLLLAQFSDLPCEQQSWRKMAEYSLEMRQFACALQLYNRKAYDCLRKMFPLPNPYSLTNWLSTSEAAAGFSSSIFARLQEKLERGEKAYCYCALMVQDVPLQRQQEWELQGRRRAGFIDLGTGALDADEAPLASEAVLLMAVGISSPWAAPLGYFLVSGASGPLLAQLLRHTISKLNNIGVTVLAVTSGATARGAAAAAALGIRVDPERVQCTFRHPPGSAHSVTYLYDVCHALQLVSNALQDFQKVEWLGDAVQWQHVVELAALREQKASRASGPKSRRPRGKESSYLKVNLATLVFSEGAADALEHLQKLGLASFQNCSGTAKFLRLMSRLCALFDGRGACRRQLKGLLLTGNHTKIGHLSKEIRSCFTALRDSRGRLVLKGKRKLGFLSFLLNTKSLRWLYTNYLCSEDSPSHHLLASAFSLAPLEQFVRALLEACGSRSPTCAAFQAAYHKLLGACSLAPGSAHGSGSGHAGSLGLAPAGSRDLTLGSVRARCAPAGRGPPAARRPCCAAPTGSSALSEALTDLPLRARSLASAVGRVAEQLAEGLGCQDCLASLFQLDESRPGHGAVLYVRKAAGAALPSASLCRIAGASERVLRWHGEGGDGGKATELRRLSLEQKAAHLSGEEAALASRAELEEPSLAELLRGQVSRMGGAVGRQAGARLSRRQELDSAAGRSSTQPQAGARLSRRQELDSAAGSPSWNARGCDFCRAIHRGTGRVLIGVRKQRQRRKAAEEIDALIFQERTDATPCTMGTMGTGVGTGSQVGVKLEAPIALGSLGLGLGDANGVEETLEDGTRGRTAQNELRAVPQLLLSAVVLLRGAPLTVAVMGGGVRGRE, from the exons ATGACGCGGAGCTGCTCGGCGCTGGGCTGCACCGCCCGCGACACGGGGCGCAGCCGGGAGCGCGGCATCTCCTTCCACCA GTTCCCCGTGGACGCCGCGCAGCGCCGCGAATGGATCCGCGCCGTGAACCGTATGGACCCGCGGAGCCGCCAGGCCTGGCGGCCCGGCCCGGGGGccatcctctgctccaggcactTTACCGAGGACGACTTCGAGCGCTACGGCATGCGGCGGAAGCTGCGGCGGGGGGCCGTGCCCTCCCGCTTCTTCCCCGTCCTG GAGCCGGTGGGCATCGGCTGGTGGTGCAAGCCCTCCATCCGAGCGCtgaagcagcctgtgcccagccccgcCGCGGAGATCGCGGCCGGCGACCACAACTACAgcctgaaggaggaggaggcaggcgCCGGACCGCCGCCGCCGGAGACCCCGCCTGCGGTCAAGAGCTGCGACCCCGCGCCCCAGCCCCGAACGGTGGGGACCATCCTCCGGGAGCTGGCGGAGAAGCAGCACCTGCCTGAGGAAACCCTGAGCTTGCTGCTGGCCCAGTTCTCAG ATCTACcttgtgagcagcagagctggaggaagaTGGCAGAGTACTCCCTAGAGATGAGGCAGTTTGCCTGTGCTCTCCAACTCTACAACAGAAAGGCCTACGACTGTCTGCGGAAGATGTTTCCCCTCCCTAATCCTTACAGCCTGACAAA ctggCTGTCCACCAgcgaggctgctgcaggcttcagcagcagcatcttcgCACGCCttcaggagaagctggagagaggggagaaggccTACTGCTACTGTGCCCTGATGGTGCAGGACGTgcccctgcagaggcagcaggagtgggagctgcagggccgGCGCCGGGCAGGCTTCATCGACTTGGGCACGGGCGCCCTGGACGCCGACGAGGCTCCGCTGGCCTCGGAGGCCGTCCTGCTGATGGCCGTGGGCatctccagcccctgggctgccccgCTGGGCTACTTCCTGGTGAGCGGCGCCAGCGGCCCCTTGCTCGCCCAGCTGCTTCGGCACACCATCAGCAAGCTGAACAACATCGGCGTCACGGTGCTGGCCGTGACCTCGGGTGCCACCGCccgcggcgccgccgccgccgccgccctggGCATCAGGGTGGACCCCGAGAGGGTGCAGTGCACCTTCCGGCACCCCCCCGGCTCCGCGCACAGCGTCACCTACCTGTACGACGTCTGCCACGCTCTGCAGCTGGTGAGCAACGCCCTGCAGGACTTCCAGAAGGTGGAGTGGCTCGGTGACGCCGTGCAGTGGCAGCACGTGGTGGAGCTGGCGGCTCTGCGGGAGCAGAAGGCCTCCAGAGCCAGCGGCCCCAAGTCACGCAGGCCCAGGGGTAAGGAGAGCTCCTACCTTAAGGTCAACCTTGCCACCCTGGTGTTCAGCGAGGGTGCTGCTGACGCTCTGGAGCACCTGCAGAAGCTGGGGCTGGCCTCCTTCCAGAACTGCAGCGGTACCGCCAAGTTCCTGCGCCTGATGAGCAGGCTGTGTGCCCTGTTTGACGGCAGAGGCgcctgcagaaggcagctgaagGGGCTTTTGCTGACTGGAAATCACACCAAAATCGGCCACCTCTCCAAGGAGATCAGAAGCTGCTTTACCGCCCTCAGGGACTCCAGGGGCAGACTGGTTCTCAAGGGCAAACGTAAGCTGGGCTTCCTGAGCTTCCTGCTCAACACCAAGAGCCTCAGGTGGCTCTACACCAATTACCTGTGTTCAGAAGACTCTccttcccaccacctcctcgcctctgccttcagcctcGCCCCTCTGGAGCAGTTTGTCAGGGCCCTGCTGGAagcctgtggcagcaggagccccaCCTGCGCCGCCTTCCAGGCTGCCTACCACAAACTGCTGGGGGCCTGCAGCCTGGCCCCGGGCTCGGCGCACGGCAGCGGCTCAGGCCACGCCGGCTCCTTGGGCCTGGCCCCGGCGGGCAGCAGGGACCTGACCCTGGGCAGCGTTCGCGCTCGGTGCGCCCCGGCGGGCAGGGGGCCGCCGGCGGCGCGGCGGCCCTGCTGTGCGGCCCCCACGGGCAGCTCTGCGCTGAGCGAGGCGCTGACAGACCTGCCCCTGCGGGCGCGGAGCCTCGCCAGCGCCGTGGGCCGCGTGGCGGAGCAGCTGGCCGAGGGCTTGGGCTGCCAGGACTGCCTGGcctccctcttccagctggacGAGAGCAGGCCAGGGCACGGGGCGGTGCTCTACGTCAGGAAGGCAGCCGGCGCGGCCCTGCCCTCGGCCAGCCTGTGCCGCATCGCAGGCGCCTCGGAACGCGTCCTGAGGTGGCACGGCGAAGGAGGAGATGGCGGCAAAGCCACCGAGCTGCGGCGCTTGTCTCTAGAGCAGAaa GCAGCTCATTTGAGTGGCGAGGAAGCTGCCCTGGCATCGAGAGCTGAGCTTGAGGAGCCAAgcttggcagagctgctgcgcG GTCAAGTTAGTCGCATGGGAGGCGCGGTGGGGCGGCAGGCAGGAGCTCGACTCAGCCGCAGGCAGGAGCTCGACTCAGCCGCAGGCAGGAGCTCGACTCAGCCGCAGGCAGGAGCTCGACTCAGCCGCAGGCAGGAGCTCGACTCAGccgcaggcagccccagctggaacGCGAGGGGCTGTGACTTCTGCCGCGCTATCCACCGCGGCACCGGGAGGGTTTTGATTGGCGTCAGG AAACAACGGCAGCGCAGGAAGGCGGCCGAGGAGATCGATGCATTGATCTTTCAGGAGCGCACCGATGCCACCCCCTGC ACAATGGGTACAATGGGTACGGGAGTGGGCACAGGGAGTCAAGTGGGTGTCAAGCTGGAGGCACCCATCGCACTTGGCAGCCTCGGGCTGGGGCTTGGAGATGCAAATGGTGTAGAAGAGACTCTGGAGGATGGGACC CGCGGCCGCACAGCGCAGAATGAGCTCCGCGCTGTACCACagttgctgctctctgctgttgtACTGTTGCGAGGAGCGCCGCTGACGGTGGCGGTGATGGGGGGTGGTGTAAGGGGCCGGGAATAG